One genomic region from Xenopus laevis strain J_2021 chromosome 2L, Xenopus_laevis_v10.1, whole genome shotgun sequence encodes:
- the LOC108708625 gene encoding twist-related protein 2, with protein MKEEGACPDSPEDSMVTSEEEAERQQSKAIRKRTPLVGKLSEGRVPVSPPCKRSKRSPHIEPFEDVHTQRIIANVRERQRTQSLNDAFAELRKIIPTLPSDKLSKIQTLKLASRYIDFLYQVLQSDELDHKIASCNYLAHERLSYAFSVWRMEGAWSMSATH; from the coding sequence ATGAAAGAAGAAGGAGCATGCCCTGATTCCCCTGAAGACAGCATGGTAACTAGCGAGGAAGAGGCTGAACGCCAACAGAGTAAGGCTATACGCAAGCGTACACCTCTGGTGGGCAAATTAAGTGAGGGTAGAGTGCCAGTTTCACCTCCTTGCAAGCGCAGTAAGAGGAGCCCTCATATAGAACCCTTTGAGGATGTACACACTCAGAGAATCATTGCCAATGTGAGGGAGCGGCAACGTACCCAGTCCCTGAACGATGCGTTTGCAGAGCTGAGGAAGATCATCCCTACGTTGCCATCTGATAAACTCAGCAAGATACAGACCTTAAAGCTGGCTTCACGTTATATTGATTTCCTGTACCAGGTCTTGCAGAGCGATGAGTTGGACCACAAGATTGCCAGTTGCAACTACCTTGCTCATGAAAGGCTCAGCTATGCCTTTTCTGTCTGGAGAATGGAAGGTGCATGGTCCATGTCAGCCACTCACTGA